CGGTTGCGGATGGTGACTTCGGTGACCTGGGCGACGTCGGCGACTTCGCGCTGAGTTTTCTTCTCGTTGCACAGAAGCGAGGCGGCGTAAATCGCGGCCGCGGCGAACCCGGTTGGGGATTTCCCGGAGAGAAGGCCCTGTTCGGCCGAGACGTCGATGATCTCGGTCGCCTTTGCTTGCACCTCCTCGGAGAGTTCCAGTGCCGACGCAAACCGGGGGACGAACTGCTTGGGATCGACCGGCTTCAACTCGAGGCCGAGTTCCTGGGAAATGTATCGATACGTCCGACCGATCTCTTTTTGAGGCACCCGCGAGACCTCTGCGACCTCGTCGAGCGACCGGGGAATCCCCTCCTGCCGGCAGGCGGCGTACAGTGCGGCGGTGGCGACGCCCTCGATCGAACGGCCGCGGATGAGGTCTTCATCGAGCGCGCGCCGGTAGATGACCGAGGCGACCTCCCGGACGGAGCGGGGGACGCCCAGCGCGGAGGCCATGCGGTCGATCTCCGAGAGGGCGAACTGGAGGTTGCGCTCGCCGGCGTCTTTGGTGCGGATGCGTTCCTGCCATTTTCGCAACCGGTGCATCTGTGAGCGCTTCTTCGAGGAAATGGACCGCCCGTACGCGTCCTTGTCCTTCCAGTCGATCGTGGTTGTCAGCCCCTTGTCATGCATCGTCTCCGTGATCGGGGCGCCGACGCGCGACTTGGACTGTCGCTCGGAGTGGTTGAACGCCCGCCATTCCGGTCCGCGGTCGATCTGGCGCTCGTCGATGACGAGTCCACAGTCGTCACAAACGAGTTCCCCCTGGTCTGCGTCGGCGACGACCTCCTCGGATCCACACTCCGGGCAGTTGACAGATTCGTCCGATTCCTGTTCGGCTTCTCGCTGCTGTTGGCGCTGCCTGTTCGGACGTTCCATTATAAGATTTGTGGTGGGGTTCATATATAAAGATTCTTGCTGAGGAATGAACGCCACGGTCTCGCTGCCCGGGTCACTGGGTTATCTGACCGAGCAGACAGGTCAATTTTGCCATGTTATGGGGGAGGGGTAGGTATGAAGAGTCGGTTTGGCGATCGAAAAGAGAGCAAGAACTACTCCCCGAGGGTGACACTGTCGGTCGCGGCGTTCCTGAGCGCGTCAGATCGACCGTGCGTGCCGGGCGCGATCGCGAACGTCCGACGGCCGTGGCGGTTGGCCGCCTCGAGGACCGGTTTGAAGTCGGTGTCCCTGGAGGCGATGGCGATGGTTTCCGCGCGCCCCTCGATGGCGAAAGCGGTCGCATCGACGGCGAGTTTCACGTCGACGTCGCCGCTCGTGACAATCACCTCGAACCCCCGAGTCTCCGCCGCCTGGATCAGTCCCGGCGTGGCGTGTTCGTCCAGGTACAACCGCGTGGTGACCAGTGGTCCCCGTCGTTCCGCTGCCTCCCGAACGTCGTCGAGGTCGACGTCGAACTCCTCCCGGAGGACGTTCGGACCGTCGACGAACAGCGCGACGCCCTCGGGTTGCGTCGACGAACGGAGCCTGTCCACGATGTCCATATCTTCCGTACCGGGGCGGCGGGGAAATACTCCGCGTTCGCGGTGTGGTGCTCCCGTAAGAAGCTCAGAGATTGACAATTGTGTCCAAAAATCGGCCGACAAACTGCATTCATCGTGATTGACTCATAGCGAAACTGTGAAACCGTTTGTTTGACACCGTCATGTCTTAAAAATCTATCAGTGAGATCAAGCATACGCCGAGCGAAGCGAGGCGTTTCACCGCTGGCGAGGACCGAAGGGACGAGCCAGCGGTTTTTTTGGTCCAGATTTTTTGGCGGGGGTCGAGCGAAGCGAGGCCCCCGTGAAAAAAGGTGGATGACAAGAACAATTACCGGTGACAGTCGTACATCCAGTATGGCATCACGCGAAACGCCGCTGCACGGAACACACGACGACCTGGGCGCGAAGTTCACCGACTTCGGCGGGTGGCAGATGCCCGTCGAGTTCGAATCGATCCGGGTCGAACACGAGGCCGTCCGGGAGGAGGCCGGCATCTTCGATGTCTCCCACATGGGACAGATCGAGGTGTCGGGCCCGGACGCGACGACGTTGATGCAGCGACTGACGACAAACGACGTGACCGCCCTCGATCCCGGCGAGTCGCAGTACTCCGCGATCACCCGGGAGGACGGCGTCATCATCGACGACACGATCGTCTATCGATATCCCGACGGGGAGGCCGCCGGCGCCACGGGTGAGGAGACGTCGTTCCTGTTCATCCCGAACGCAGGACACGACGAACAGATGTACGACCGGTGGGTCGACTATCGCGATGAGGCGGGACTGGAGGCGACGGTCGAAAACACCACCGAGACGTGGGGGATGATCGCAGTGCAGGGCCCCGACGCTCCCGGACTCGTCACGGATGCCGTCACGGAACTTGAGGGTTCAGCGCCCGCCGACACCGTGTCGGCGTTCTCCCGGAACGAGGCCGGATTCGGGACCATTGCGGGCGCGCGATGTTTCATCGCCAAGACCGGCTACACCGGCGAGCCCGGGTTCGAGGTGATGTGTCCGACCGACGACGCAGTCGACGTGTGGGAGGCGTTCGACTGTGAGCCCTGTGGGCTCGGGGCCCGCGACACTCTCCGGATCGAGAAGGGGTTCCTCCTGTCGGGCGAAGATTTCCATCCCGAAGAGGAGCCGCGCACGCCGTTCGAAGCCGGCATCGGCTTTGCGGTCAAACTCGACACCGAGTTCGTCGGGCGCGACGCCCTCGAGGCACAGAACGAGGAGGGAATCGACGAGCGATTTACGGGCGTCAAGTTGCTGGACCGCGGCGTCCCGCGTGGCGGCTACGAACTCCGCGCCGACGGTGAACCGGTCGGTCATCTCACGTCCGGGACGATGAGCCCGACGCTTTCCGAACCGATCGCACTGGGCTATCTTTCGACTGACTGCGAAGAGGGCGACCGGATCTCGGTCGTCGTCCGCGGCGACGAAAAGCGCGCGAAGGTCGTCACACCGCCGTTCGTCTGATCTCTGTTCGCCTCGATAACTGCAGCCCATACTGTTCGTAGTTCGGGGATTTGGGCCTGTCGATCCGGAACGGTCGGACGAAGTCCACGTCGTATAAATACCTGATTCCCCAAGTTCAAACAGGATGAGCTTCGAAATACCCGACGACCTGCGGTACAGGGAGACACACGAGTGGACGACGACCGGCGATACGGTTCGGTTCGGAATCAGCGACTTCGCCCAGGACGAACTGGGCGACATCGTCTTCGTGGAACTGCCGGACGTCGGCGACACCGTCGAGCAGACCGGGGAGTTCGGCGTGGTCGAATCGATCAAGGCAGTCTCGGACATCTATGCGCCCGTCTCGGGTGAGGTGACGGCCGTAAACGACGCCGTCTTCGATAAGCCCGAACTGGTCAACGAGGATCCGTACGGCGACGGCTGGCTCATCGAGATCGAAGTCAGCGACGAGGGAGAGTTCGACGATCTTCTCGACGCCGACGAGTACGAAGCACAGATAGAGTGATCGAGCCATGATTCAACCAGCATTCGGACGGAGAGGTGGACGATGACGACGGGTGGAACGCCGTTCGCTCCACACACGGACGCCGACGTGGAGGCGATGCTCGAGGAGATCGGTGCCGGCGACGAGTCGGAGCTGTTCGACATTCCCGAGGAGGTCGCATTCGAGGGGAAACTCGACATCGAGGCCCGCGATGAGCCCGCGGTCAAGTCGGATGTCAGTCGAATGTTCGCCCGGAACGACGACCTGACGGAGTTCCTGGGTCGGGGACACTACTCGCATTACGTCCCCTCGCTCGTGGACCACCTCTCGATGCGGGCGGAGTTTTTGACGAGCTACACCCAGTACCAGCCGGAGATCACGCAGGGGTTCCTGCAGGTGCTGTTCGAGTACCAGTCGATGATCGTCGAGTTGACCGGGCTCGAGGTCGCCAACTGCTCGATGTACGACGGGGCGAGTGCGCTGGGCGAGGCGGCGACGCTCGCCAGTCGGCTGCGGCGCGTCTCCGGGGACACGATGCTTGTACCGACACACCTCCGGGACGGAAAGCAGTCGGTGCTCGAAAACTACTGTGACGGGGCGGGTCTCGTCGTCGAAACGTACTCGATGGACGACGGCGCGGTGGACGTCGGTGCGCTCGAAGACCGGATGGACGACGACGTCGTCGCCGTGTACGTCGAAAACCCGACCGTCCGCGGCGTCATTCAGGAGGAACTCGGCGCAGTCGGCAATCTCGCGGACGAACACGACGCGCTGTTCGTCTACGGAACCGATCCGGTCGCGCTAGCGCTGCTCGAACAGCCGGCCGAACTCGGAGTCGACGTCGTCGTCGGCGAGGCGGACACCCTGGGGCTCCCGACGAGTTTCGGCATGGGTCTCGGCCTGTTTGCGACCAAAGAGGAGTACCTCCGGCAGGTTCCCGGCCGACTCGTCGGCGCGAGCGACGACGATGCCGGAAACCGGGCGTACACCCTGACACTCCAGACTCGCGAGCAGCACATCCGCAAGGAGCGGGCGACCTCGAACATCTGTACCAACCAGGCGTGGGTCGCGCTCCGGACTGCGATGCACGCCGCGCTGCTCGGACCGACCGGGCTGGTCGATCTCGCGACCGACGCCGTCGAGAACGCGAGTGAACTGTCCGGGCGAATCGACGAACTCTCCGGATTCCGGGCACCGGTCCACGACCGGCACCACTTCCGTGAGTTCCTCGTCCGATCCGATCAGCCGGCGGCTGCCATCGCAGGCGACCTCGAAACCGAGGGGTACGCCGTCCACGTCGTCGACGATCACCTGTTGCAGGTGTGCGTCACGGACACGAACGAAGCCGCCATGGACGACCTCGTGGCGGCGTTCGAGGAGGTGGCACGATGAGACACGATCAGGCCCGCTACTCGCGAGAAGACAAACACGAACCGCTGCTGTCCGAGAAGAACGAAACCACTCTCGAGATCGGAGACGACTCGCCGCTTCCCGACGAGTTGACCCGCGATTCGCTGACGCTCCCGGAGGTGTCCGAGCCGGAAGTGGCCCGCCACTACACCCGGCTTTCGCAGATGAACTGGAGCAT
The Halalkaliarchaeum desulfuricum DNA segment above includes these coding regions:
- a CDS encoding transcription initiation factor IIB, with translation MERPNRQRQQQREAEQESDESVNCPECGSEEVVADADQGELVCDDCGLVIDERQIDRGPEWRAFNHSERQSKSRVGAPITETMHDKGLTTTIDWKDKDAYGRSISSKKRSQMHRLRKWQERIRTKDAGERNLQFALSEIDRMASALGVPRSVREVASVIYRRALDEDLIRGRSIEGVATAALYAACRQEGIPRSLDEVAEVSRVPQKEIGRTYRYISQELGLELKPVDPKQFVPRFASALELSEEVQAKATEIIDVSAEQGLLSGKSPTGFAAAAIYAASLLCNEKKTQREVADVAQVTEVTIRNRYQEQIEAMGFR
- the gcvT gene encoding glycine cleavage system aminomethyltransferase GcvT, with the protein product MASRETPLHGTHDDLGAKFTDFGGWQMPVEFESIRVEHEAVREEAGIFDVSHMGQIEVSGPDATTLMQRLTTNDVTALDPGESQYSAITREDGVIIDDTIVYRYPDGEAAGATGEETSFLFIPNAGHDEQMYDRWVDYRDEAGLEATVENTTETWGMIAVQGPDAPGLVTDAVTELEGSAPADTVSAFSRNEAGFGTIAGARCFIAKTGYTGEPGFEVMCPTDDAVDVWEAFDCEPCGLGARDTLRIEKGFLLSGEDFHPEEEPRTPFEAGIGFAVKLDTEFVGRDALEAQNEEGIDERFTGVKLLDRGVPRGGYELRADGEPVGHLTSGTMSPTLSEPIALGYLSTDCEEGDRISVVVRGDEKRAKVVTPPFV
- the gcvH gene encoding glycine cleavage system protein GcvH → MSFEIPDDLRYRETHEWTTTGDTVRFGISDFAQDELGDIVFVELPDVGDTVEQTGEFGVVESIKAVSDIYAPVSGEVTAVNDAVFDKPELVNEDPYGDGWLIEIEVSDEGEFDDLLDADEYEAQIE
- a CDS encoding NYN domain-containing protein, producing the protein MDIVDRLRSSTQPEGVALFVDGPNVLREEFDVDLDDVREAAERRGPLVTTRLYLDEHATPGLIQAAETRGFEVIVTSGDVDVKLAVDATAFAIEGRAETIAIASRDTDFKPVLEAANRHGRRTFAIAPGTHGRSDALRNAATDSVTLGE
- the gcvPA gene encoding aminomethyl-transferring glycine dehydrogenase subunit GcvPA is translated as MTTGGTPFAPHTDADVEAMLEEIGAGDESELFDIPEEVAFEGKLDIEARDEPAVKSDVSRMFARNDDLTEFLGRGHYSHYVPSLVDHLSMRAEFLTSYTQYQPEITQGFLQVLFEYQSMIVELTGLEVANCSMYDGASALGEAATLASRLRRVSGDTMLVPTHLRDGKQSVLENYCDGAGLVVETYSMDDGAVDVGALEDRMDDDVVAVYVENPTVRGVIQEELGAVGNLADEHDALFVYGTDPVALALLEQPAELGVDVVVGEADTLGLPTSFGMGLGLFATKEEYLRQVPGRLVGASDDDAGNRAYTLTLQTREQHIRKERATSNICTNQAWVALRTAMHAALLGPTGLVDLATDAVENASELSGRIDELSGFRAPVHDRHHFREFLVRSDQPAAAIAGDLETEGYAVHVVDDHLLQVCVTDTNEAAMDDLVAAFEEVAR